The following nucleotide sequence is from Megalops cyprinoides isolate fMegCyp1 chromosome 6, fMegCyp1.pri, whole genome shotgun sequence.
ACCGAATGGAAGTCTCACCATTGTGTTCATCTTCGACTTTATCTAACTCACAGCTTGTGGAGATTCATGAAGCAGGTAAGCCCTCTGCACTACACTGTCAGTACGCTCTCGCATGCAGGGTGCTTTCTCACCAGTCTCCGTCCTACCCACTCAGGCCAGCTGTCCATGTTGTGGCATTCAGGTACAGACAGGCGACTGGCCCAACACATGCTCTGGCCAAGTTTGCCTCAGTACTTTGGGACGGTTCTCCCATCTTCTTCAAAGGGCAGCCTTGCTCCACATGCAGACAGCTTGCAGTCTCAGTTTTGCACTTCAGTGGGCGGCACAGTTCCTTCTCGCAGGACATAATCCGTGCCTCTGAAACTGTAAAATCCATCATACGGAACACGACTCTGTTCTGCTCCTTGGACCTATAAGCTTTGTTCTGTAGAGAGCAATGGGtgaatccagaaaaaaaaaaaaaaaaacacacacacctcccacacTTCTGTTTTAGGTTATGGCAATGCTGGGGCATGCCACCTGCATCGGCTCCTTCCTCTttgtgccccctccccccaatttcccattatatatatacacatttaaataaaatgataaaaaatgtgtttttagtcACTTTCAATTGTGAATCCAACTTTGTACTGGATGGAATATGACAGAGGTGCTTTTTAAGATTTCCTAAAAAGCTGAAATGGTCCCCATGTACACACTGTATGATGACCAAACATTTCTTATCGGTTTGTTTAGAATCTCCTCCTCTTTATAAGACATTATCgtaaatatattttgcatgtgtgtggtagGCCAAAACTGGGTACATCACCTTTAGGCAACACTGGGCAATAGAGGGTTAAACATTAGCAAAGCTTAAAGCCCTAAAGCCAGTAGAAGCTTTGGAATCAGCTCAAAAATAAACGTACTGTTAACAAATACCAGACAGAGCTCCCAAAAATGCAGGCACTTAATATACAGGAGTTGAATGCAGGACAAAAGGGTGTCCTATCTGTGTATTTTGTACTGTGTTATTCAGAACCGTCATGCGTTAATTTGTTTGTAAATCACTGCATACTGCCACCGATTTAAACAGGCTGCAGCAAATGTTAAGTTAGCATTTCTCATTTAAGTGCTtgagaaaaaatataacaaaaatacataacacaGAGATATATGGACATAGCTATAAACAGATTTTGAAACGAGCAGCTGCCCATAATATATTCACAATACTGATAGGTTTCATTCCTCTGAGTAGCAAGCTGTATTTGAACACTAAGCTCAAAACATAAACCCCTCTTCATTCAGATCACCTGCTCTCGAATTCATACCTGAGGAGTCCGTATCTGGAGGTTTGCGGTATTTTCGTACGCCCGTCACTTGTGCGACAGACATCCTTGCGCGTTTGGATATCTCATGGAAACGGACGAGAAAGTCGTCGTTGCCCACTAAGTAAATGAGCGGGTTGATGGCACTGTTCATGCAAGCCAGACCGCGGCTCACTTGGTAGGCAAGGTAGATGTCATCGAACGATGCGTGGCACGTGCCATCGCGTTTCAAAATTCTGGTCTTTAGATTTAAATTCCTCAGAACATGGTAAGGAATAAAGCACACCGAAAATAAAACGATCAGCATCACGACCAGTTTTAGGCATCGCTGCTTCAGCAACGCATTGACGTTCGCTTTAGAAGCCAGAACCACGGCCACGTGTCCATAGCACCCGACGATGATTATCAGAGGAACGCCGAACCCCGTGAATGTCCAGCCAATGCTGTACGGGAGGTACAGGTCGATTAGGTCGTTGGCGGTGGTGTCGAAACACGCGTCGGACGAATTCCGTGGAGTCTTGTCAAAGAACATGTCTGGAAGGATCTGAATAATAACCA
It contains:
- the LOC118779658 gene encoding P2Y purinoceptor 1-like, with protein sequence MQKQNFSEAFLRSGAKTNITCAKIDLDFTHTFLPTVYVLVFVIGLLANCCGLKSVLTSWKKLGNINIFILNLGVADLLYVFTLPFLVVYYAANSRWIFGRTFCKVTRFCFNLNLYCSIGFLTCISIYRYLGIVHPMKVMGRITRRHSVAISILVWLLVIIQILPDMFFDKTPRNSSDACFDTTANDLIDLYLPYSIGWTFTGFGVPLIIIVGCYGHVAVVLASKANVNALLKQRCLKLVVMLIVLFSVCFIPYHVLRNLNLKTRILKRDGTCHASFDDIYLAYQVSRGLACMNSAINPLIYLVGNDDFLVRFHEISKRARMSVAQVTGVRKYRKPPDTDSSGMNSRAGDLNEEGFMF